In Mariluticola halotolerans, one DNA window encodes the following:
- the pckA gene encoding phosphoenolpyruvate carboxykinase (ATP) — MTAQLLNRDVAIAVTTNAKTLRLNEVTRPLVTHAMRDAAIKTTPQNAIVANTGKFTGRSPSDKYIVEDQTTQDTVWWDNTNRMDSAKFDLLLADMLDYAAGKSIFQQQLFAGADPAVRYSVDVFTENAWHALFIRNLLIRPAEADLKGFEANVTMVHMPNFEADPARHGTKTTTCIALDLTRNIILICGTAYAGEMKKSVFSLFNYHAPDADILPMHCSANLAANGDTTLFFGLSGTGKTTLSTEPGRALVGDDEHGWSPTGVFNLEGGCYAKAANLTEKGEPEIFEAARQFGSVLENVVLDPKTGEPDYADLSATENTRIAYPLTAIPNRVEEGVAPAPRNVVLLTADAFGVLPPIARLNVEQVIYYFLSGYTAKVAGTERGVTEPQATFSACFGAPFMARHPAEYGKLLAKRLSEGDTNCWLLNTGWTGGAYGTGHRMPLSTTRRLLDSALAGELNEGEFRRDPHFDFEVPLHVEGVEDKILNPVETWSDAGAYDAQADRLLQLFEDNFQKLGPAAGALTSVRATRTKAA; from the coding sequence ATGACTGCTCAGTTGCTTAACCGCGATGTCGCCATCGCTGTCACCACCAATGCAAAAACGCTCCGCCTCAACGAGGTCACCCGCCCATTGGTGACCCATGCGATGCGCGATGCCGCCATCAAAACCACCCCGCAAAACGCCATTGTCGCCAATACCGGCAAGTTCACCGGCCGGTCACCCAGCGACAAATACATTGTCGAAGACCAGACGACGCAGGATACGGTCTGGTGGGACAACACCAACAGGATGGACAGCGCCAAGTTCGACCTCCTCCTTGCCGATATGCTCGATTATGCTGCCGGCAAGTCGATCTTCCAGCAGCAGCTGTTTGCCGGGGCAGATCCGGCCGTGCGCTACAGTGTCGATGTTTTCACCGAAAACGCCTGGCACGCGCTGTTCATCCGCAACCTTCTCATTCGCCCCGCAGAAGCTGACCTCAAGGGCTTTGAGGCCAATGTCACCATGGTGCACATGCCCAATTTCGAGGCCGATCCGGCCCGTCACGGCACCAAAACCACCACCTGCATCGCGCTCGATCTGACCCGCAACATCATCCTGATCTGCGGCACGGCCTATGCCGGCGAGATGAAGAAATCGGTCTTCTCGCTGTTCAACTACCATGCGCCGGACGCTGATATCCTGCCTATGCATTGCTCGGCCAATCTCGCCGCCAATGGCGACACAACGCTGTTCTTCGGCCTCTCGGGCACCGGCAAAACCACCCTGTCCACCGAACCGGGCCGCGCCCTTGTCGGCGATGACGAACATGGCTGGAGCCCCACCGGCGTCTTCAATCTGGAAGGTGGGTGCTATGCCAAGGCCGCCAATCTCACCGAAAAGGGCGAGCCCGAGATTTTCGAGGCTGCCCGTCAGTTCGGCTCAGTGCTCGAAAATGTCGTGCTCGATCCGAAAACCGGCGAGCCCGATTATGCCGATCTCTCGGCCACCGAGAACACGCGCATTGCCTACCCGCTAACCGCCATCCCCAACCGGGTGGAGGAGGGGGTTGCCCCCGCGCCGCGCAATGTCGTCCTGCTCACTGCCGATGCCTTTGGCGTCCTCCCGCCCATCGCCCGGCTCAATGTCGAGCAGGTGATTTACTACTTCCTGTCCGGCTACACCGCAAAAGTTGCCGGCACCGAGCGCGGCGTCACCGAGCCGCAGGCCACATTCTCCGCCTGTTTCGGCGCGCCCTTCATGGCCCGTCATCCGGCTGAATATGGCAAGCTGCTGGCCAAGCGCCTGTCCGAGGGCGACACCAATTGCTGGCTGTTGAACACCGGCTGGACCGGCGGCGCCTACGGCACCGGCCACCGCATGCCCCTGTCCACCACCCGCCGCCTGCTCGATTCAGCTTTGGCCGGTGAGTTGAACGAGGGCGAATTCCGGCGCGATCCGCATTTCGATTTCGAAGTGCCCCTCCATGTCGAAGGCGTTGAAGACAAGATCCTCAACCCCGTCGAAACCTGGAGCGATGCCGGGGCCTATGATGCCCAGGCAGACCGTTTGCTGCAGCTGTTCGAGGATAATTTCCAAAAGCTCGGCCCCGCTGCCGGTGCGCTCACCTCGGTCCGCGCCACCCGCACAAAAGCGGCCTGA
- a CDS encoding ABC transporter ATP-binding protein: MSTSDKNIVLHVDDVHKTFGGLHALSDIDLAVEEGKTHAIIGPNGAGKSTLLNVIVGRLAPSRGAVVFDGQVLTGKAPHEINQIGVARVFQTPEIFPELTVLHNVMTPAFAKRDGAFTLNFLKSLDSEREVRQEAEEILDDVGLYHRRDAHAGALSRGDKRRMELAMCLIQHPRLLLLDEPTAGMSRHDTNTTIDLLKKIKARGMTKIIIEHDMHVVFSLADKISVLAGGRIIAEGAPDEVRANPKVQEAYLGGSHDE, translated from the coding sequence ATGAGTACCAGCGACAAAAACATCGTTCTGCATGTCGATGATGTGCACAAAACCTTCGGCGGCCTGCATGCCCTGTCAGACATCGATCTGGCGGTGGAAGAGGGCAAGACCCACGCGATTATCGGCCCCAATGGTGCCGGCAAATCCACGCTGCTCAATGTCATCGTCGGGCGTCTTGCCCCCAGCCGTGGCGCCGTCGTCTTCGATGGTCAGGTGTTGACCGGCAAGGCCCCGCACGAAATCAACCAGATCGGGGTCGCCCGCGTTTTCCAGACGCCGGAAATTTTCCCCGAGCTTACGGTCCTGCACAATGTGATGACCCCGGCCTTCGCCAAGCGCGACGGGGCCTTCACCCTCAACTTCCTCAAATCCCTCGACAGTGAGCGAGAGGTGCGTCAGGAAGCCGAGGAGATTCTCGACGATGTGGGGCTTTATCACCGGCGCGATGCCCATGCCGGCGCGCTCAGCCGGGGGGACAAGCGCCGCATGGAACTGGCCATGTGCCTGATCCAGCATCCGCGGCTTCTCCTGCTCGACGAGCCGACAGCGGGCATGTCGCGGCATGACACCAACACCACCATTGATCTTTTGAAAAAGATCAAGGCGCGCGGCATGACCAAGATTATCATCGAGCATGACATGCACGTGGTATTCTCGCTCGCCGACAAGATTTCGGTACTCGCAGGCGGACGGATCATTGCGGAAGGGGCGCCCGACGAGGTGCGCGCCAATCCCAAGGTTCAGGAAGCCTACCTGGGAGGGTCGCATGATGAATGA
- the acs gene encoding acetate--CoA ligase, which yields MDDKIFNPPANILERTHVTTQQYEEMYAASVNDPEGFWSEQAKRLDWIKPFTKVKNSTFAYPGVSVKWFEDGTLNVAANCIDRHLPERADDVAIIWEGDEPGTDDKITYQQLFDRVCRFANVLKGLGVKKGDRVTIYLPMIPEAAYAMLACARIGAVHSVVFGGFSPDALAGRINDCDSALVITADEGRRGGKTIPLKKNVDIALADAAGVTKVLVVKNTGADIDMKGSRDVWWHEAANGVDSFCDPEPMNAEDPLFILYTSGSTGTPKGVLHTTGGYLVYAALAHEMNFDYNKGEIYWCTADVGWVTGHSYVIYGPLANGATTVMFEGVPNYPDASRFWQVVDKHKINIFHSAPTAIRALMGAGDEFVEKADLSSLKILGTVGEPINPQAWMWYHEKVGRGRCVIVDTWWQTETGAGMISVFPGATPTKPGSATKPFFGVQPVILDPNTGEELTDTEVSGVLAIKESWPGQMRTVYGDHDRFVSTYFEQYKGYYFSGDGCRRDKDGYYWITGRVDDVLNVSGHRLGTAEVESALVAHPKVSEAAVVGYPHDIKGQGIYCYITLMAGEAVTDDLKKELVQWVRKEIGPIATPDLIQFAPGLPKTRSGKIMRRILRKIAENDYGSLGDTSTLADPGVVDDLVENRQNK from the coding sequence ATGGACGATAAAATCTTTAATCCGCCAGCGAATATTCTGGAGCGGACCCACGTCACGACGCAACAATACGAAGAGATGTACGCCGCTTCTGTCAACGATCCGGAAGGGTTCTGGAGCGAGCAGGCCAAGCGCCTCGACTGGATCAAACCGTTCACCAAGGTCAAAAACAGCACCTTTGCCTACCCGGGTGTGTCGGTGAAATGGTTTGAGGATGGCACGCTTAATGTCGCCGCCAACTGCATTGACCGCCATTTGCCCGAGCGGGCCGATGATGTCGCCATCATCTGGGAAGGTGACGAGCCGGGTACAGATGACAAGATCACCTATCAGCAATTGTTTGATCGGGTCTGCCGTTTCGCCAATGTGTTGAAGGGTCTCGGTGTCAAAAAGGGTGATCGGGTTACCATTTACCTGCCAATGATTCCCGAAGCCGCCTATGCCATGCTGGCCTGTGCCCGTATCGGTGCTGTGCACTCCGTCGTTTTCGGCGGTTTCTCGCCCGACGCCCTGGCCGGCCGCATCAATGATTGTGATTCTGCCCTCGTCATCACTGCCGATGAAGGTCGTCGCGGCGGCAAAACCATCCCCTTGAAGAAAAATGTCGATATCGCCCTGGCCGATGCGGCAGGCGTCACCAAGGTACTGGTGGTCAAGAATACCGGTGCCGATATCGATATGAAGGGCAGTCGCGACGTCTGGTGGCACGAAGCCGCCAATGGTGTCGACAGCTTCTGCGATCCCGAGCCGATGAATGCCGAGGATCCGCTGTTTATCCTTTACACCTCCGGCTCCACCGGCACCCCCAAGGGTGTGCTGCACACCACGGGTGGCTATCTGGTTTATGCCGCGCTCGCCCATGAGATGAATTTCGACTACAACAAGGGCGAGATTTACTGGTGCACCGCCGATGTGGGCTGGGTCACCGGTCACTCCTATGTCATTTATGGTCCGCTCGCCAATGGGGCGACCACGGTCATGTTCGAGGGCGTGCCGAACTATCCGGATGCCTCGCGCTTCTGGCAGGTTGTCGACAAGCACAAGATCAACATTTTCCATTCCGCCCCCACCGCCATCCGCGCATTGATGGGCGCTGGCGATGAATTCGTCGAAAAGGCGGATTTGTCCTCGCTCAAAATCCTCGGCACGGTCGGTGAACCGATCAACCCGCAAGCATGGATGTGGTATCACGAAAAAGTTGGCCGTGGCCGCTGTGTCATTGTCGATACCTGGTGGCAAACCGAAACAGGGGCGGGCATGATCTCCGTGTTCCCCGGCGCCACACCAACAAAGCCCGGTTCGGCAACCAAGCCGTTCTTTGGCGTGCAGCCGGTCATTCTCGATCCCAATACCGGCGAGGAACTGACCGATACCGAGGTATCAGGCGTTCTCGCCATCAAGGAAAGCTGGCCGGGTCAGATGCGCACGGTCTATGGCGATCATGACCGCTTCGTCTCCACCTATTTCGAGCAGTACAAGGGCTACTACTTCTCCGGCGATGGCTGTCGCCGCGACAAGGATGGCTATTACTGGATCACGGGCCGCGTCGATGACGTGCTCAATGTCTCCGGCCACCGCCTCGGCACCGCCGAAGTGGAAAGCGCGCTCGTCGCGCATCCAAAAGTGTCCGAAGCCGCTGTTGTCGGCTATCCGCACGACATCAAGGGGCAGGGCATTTATTGCTACATCACCCTGATGGCGGGCGAAGCGGTAACCGATGATCTCAAAAAAGAGCTCGTGCAATGGGTCCGCAAGGAAATCGGTCCCATCGCCACGCCCGATTTGATCCAGTTTGCCCCCGGCCTGCCCAAAACGCGGTCCGGCAAGATCATGCGCCGCATTCTCAGAAAGATCGCTGAAAACGATTATGGGTCCCTGGGCGACACCTCGACCCTGGCCGATCCCGGCGTCGTCGACGATCTGGTCGAGAACCGCCAGAACAAATAG
- a CDS encoding LacI family DNA-binding transcriptional regulator: MTKKESARRAPTESDVAKLAGVSQSAVSRAFTPGASVAEATRKKILLAAQSLGYQPNLMARSLATRRSNIVALAISYLENPFYAQVVKELSDRLRDTGRHILLFTTPPNQDADPALERVLSYQVDALVMTATTASLELALQCQKAGVPIVQINRESKLPGISTVRGENQRAGEMVAAFLEAGGHKQFAFLGGTETSSTGRTRRDAFTNYLKARGHEVEVAFGNYTFEGAAAAARKLLEGPTPPDAIFCASDYMAFAVSDVARREYKLRVPQDLSIVGFDDVPEAAHSGYDLTTFSQPAAALVEEAIKIVDTMIAEPGRRAQRREVRGQLIVRGSARLPSTGIIEADGKKIWQQ; the protein is encoded by the coding sequence TTGACTAAAAAGGAAAGCGCCCGCCGCGCGCCCACCGAAAGCGATGTAGCCAAACTGGCTGGTGTGTCGCAATCCGCTGTATCCCGCGCCTTCACGCCCGGTGCCAGTGTTGCGGAAGCGACCCGTAAAAAAATCCTGCTCGCCGCCCAGAGCCTCGGCTATCAGCCGAATCTGATGGCCCGGTCCCTGGCCACAAGGCGCTCCAACATTGTCGCCCTGGCCATTTCCTATCTCGAAAACCCGTTTTATGCACAGGTCGTCAAGGAACTCTCCGACCGTTTGCGCGATACGGGCCGCCACATTCTCCTCTTCACCACGCCGCCCAATCAGGATGCCGATCCGGCGCTCGAGCGGGTGCTGTCCTATCAGGTCGATGCCCTTGTCATGACAGCAACCACCGCTTCGCTGGAACTGGCCCTGCAATGCCAGAAGGCGGGCGTGCCCATCGTCCAGATCAACCGCGAATCAAAACTCCCCGGCATTTCCACCGTCAGGGGCGAGAACCAGCGGGCAGGGGAGATGGTTGCCGCCTTTCTCGAGGCCGGTGGCCACAAGCAGTTCGCTTTTCTCGGCGGCACCGAAACCTCCAGCACCGGCCGCACCCGGCGCGATGCCTTCACCAATTACCTCAAGGCCCGTGGCCATGAGGTTGAGGTCGCTTTCGGCAATTACACCTTCGAGGGCGCCGCCGCCGCCGCCCGCAAGCTTTTGGAAGGGCCAACCCCGCCCGACGCCATTTTCTGCGCCTCAGACTATATGGCTTTTGCCGTGTCCGATGTCGCCCGGCGCGAATACAAGCTCAGGGTGCCCCAGGATCTCTCCATTGTCGGTTTCGACGATGTGCCCGAAGCTGCCCATTCCGGTTATGACCTGACCACTTTCTCCCAGCCCGCCGCCGCATTGGTGGAAGAGGCGATCAAAATCGTCGACACCATGATTGCCGAACCGGGGCGGCGTGCCCAGCGCCGTGAGGTGCGGGGACAGCTGATCGTGCGCGGCTCCGCCCGCCTGCCATCCACCGGCATCATTGAAGCTGACGGCAAAAAAATCTGGCAACAATAA
- a CDS encoding substrate-binding protein — MSERDSGFSRRKVLKGTAAGLIGTGLAPTVFVRGAWAQEFCNNPTGDTVTLGFNVPQTGPYAAEGGDELKAYQLAVKHLNGEGDGGMLSTFVGGQLKGNGILGKKVAYVTGDTQTKSDAARDSAKRMVERDGAIMITGGSSSGVAVAVQGLCQEMGIMFMAGLTHSNDTTGKDKKRYGFRHFFNAYMSGAALAPVLSQEYGNDRVAYHLTADYTWGWTQEESIKNATEALGWKTQAAVRTPVGAGDFSQYLTPVLNSGADVLILNHYGADMVNSLTQAVQFGLLDKQVNGKQFQVVVPLFSRLMAQGAGEAIKGILGTTNWHWSLQDEGSKAFVKSFGAEYGQPPSQAAHTCYVQALLYANACEMAGTFYPPEIIKQLEGFKFDGLGNGPTEYRAEDHQCFKDVFVVRGKQAPSSQFDLLEVVQQVPRSQVEYDASIFGGELGPYEPASVC, encoded by the coding sequence ATGAGCGAACGCGATAGCGGCTTCAGCCGGCGTAAGGTGCTCAAAGGGACAGCAGCCGGTTTGATCGGCACTGGCCTCGCCCCAACCGTGTTTGTACGCGGTGCCTGGGCTCAGGAGTTCTGCAACAATCCAACAGGCGACACCGTAACCCTCGGGTTCAACGTGCCGCAGACCGGGCCCTACGCTGCCGAAGGCGGCGACGAGCTCAAGGCTTACCAGCTGGCCGTCAAGCACCTCAATGGTGAAGGCGACGGCGGCATGCTCAGCACATTTGTCGGTGGCCAGCTCAAAGGTAACGGCATTCTGGGTAAAAAGGTTGCCTATGTAACCGGTGATACCCAGACCAAGTCCGATGCAGCCCGTGACAGTGCCAAGCGCATGGTTGAGCGCGATGGGGCGATCATGATCACCGGCGGTTCGTCTTCGGGCGTGGCCGTTGCTGTTCAGGGTCTCTGCCAGGAAATGGGCATCATGTTCATGGCCGGGTTGACCCACTCGAACGACACCACAGGCAAGGACAAGAAGCGCTACGGTTTCCGGCACTTCTTCAATGCCTATATGTCCGGCGCCGCCTTGGCGCCCGTGCTCAGCCAGGAATATGGCAATGATCGCGTCGCCTACCATCTGACGGCCGATTACACCTGGGGCTGGACACAGGAAGAATCGATCAAGAACGCCACTGAAGCTCTGGGCTGGAAAACCCAGGCTGCGGTGCGCACACCGGTTGGCGCGGGCGATTTCTCGCAATATCTGACACCGGTTCTGAACTCGGGCGCAGACGTGCTCATTCTGAACCACTACGGTGCCGACATGGTGAACTCGCTGACCCAGGCCGTGCAGTTCGGTCTGCTCGACAAACAGGTCAACGGCAAGCAGTTCCAGGTTGTGGTGCCGCTCTTTTCGCGTCTTATGGCACAGGGTGCCGGCGAGGCGATCAAGGGCATTCTGGGCACAACCAACTGGCATTGGTCACTGCAGGATGAAGGGTCCAAGGCCTTCGTTAAATCCTTCGGTGCCGAATATGGCCAGCCGCCTTCCCAGGCTGCTCACACCTGCTACGTCCAGGCTCTGCTTTATGCAAACGCCTGCGAAATGGCGGGCACGTTCTATCCGCCCGAAATCATCAAGCAGCTTGAAGGCTTCAAGTTCGATGGTCTGGGCAATGGTCCCACCGAATACCGTGCCGAAGATCATCAGTGCTTCAAGGATGTCTTTGTGGTGCGCGGTAAACAGGCACCTTCCTCACAGTTCGATCTTCTCGAAGTTGTGCAGCAGGTTCCGCGTTCGCAGGTCGAATACGACGCCTCAATCTTTGGCGGCGAACTCGGCCCCTACGAGCCGGCTTCGGTCTGCTAG
- a CDS encoding branched-chain amino acid ABC transporter permease, producing MLTMNRKDILTFGLFTLAVLTMPIWLSPFGAAYPDLLQRFMIYAILAIGFNILFGLTGYLSFGHAAFLGVGSYTAVWSFKLFTMDGSLALLLSVITAGLFALIVGFISLRRSGIYFSILTLAFAEMSYKLAYSVLTPITNGETGLQLTLQDPRIIDRMFGEAGAGLPATTFLGLDMGGYTGFYVCAVIMLLTFFLSMRIAGSPFGMMLKGIKSNQTRMNYTGFNTKPYALAAFVISGMYAGLAGGLLAVADPLAGAERMQWTASGEVVLMTILGGVGTLLGPVFGAWIIKYFENIFSAFNDDLLAQIFSWVPEGLREIVVAVTSQFVGEGWHLTLGLVFVLVVVFLPGGMMEGFRRIGDLFRRRSPPDEASGDARTQPAE from the coding sequence ATGCTCACCATGAACCGTAAGGACATTCTCACATTTGGTCTGTTCACCCTGGCCGTGCTCACCATGCCGATCTGGCTGTCGCCCTTTGGCGCGGCCTATCCCGATCTGCTGCAGCGTTTCATGATCTATGCCATCCTCGCGATTGGCTTCAACATCCTGTTCGGGCTCACCGGCTATCTCAGCTTCGGCCACGCAGCCTTCCTTGGCGTCGGCTCCTACACGGCGGTCTGGTCGTTCAAGCTGTTCACCATGGATGGGTCGCTGGCGCTGCTGCTTTCGGTCATCACGGCGGGCCTGTTCGCCCTGATTGTCGGCTTCATTAGCCTCCGGCGTTCGGGCATCTATTTCTCCATCCTCACCCTGGCCTTCGCCGAAATGAGCTACAAGCTGGCCTATTCGGTGCTGACCCCGATCACCAATGGCGAAACCGGTCTCCAGCTCACCCTGCAGGACCCGCGCATTATCGATCGCATGTTTGGGGAAGCCGGGGCAGGGCTGCCCGCCACAACTTTCCTTGGTCTCGATATGGGCGGCTACACAGGCTTTTATGTCTGCGCGGTCATCATGCTGCTGACCTTCTTTTTGTCCATGCGCATTGCCGGGTCACCCTTTGGCATGATGCTCAAGGGCATCAAGTCCAACCAGACCCGCATGAACTATACCGGCTTCAACACCAAGCCTTATGCACTGGCGGCCTTCGTCATCTCGGGCATGTATGCCGGTCTCGCCGGTGGTCTGCTCGCTGTGGCCGATCCTCTGGCCGGTGCCGAGCGCATGCAATGGACCGCCTCGGGCGAGGTGGTGCTCATGACCATTCTGGGGGGTGTCGGCACCTTGCTGGGTCCTGTCTTTGGTGCCTGGATCATCAAGTATTTCGAAAACATCTTCTCCGCCTTCAACGATGATCTGCTCGCCCAGATCTTCTCCTGGGTGCCCGAGGGGCTGCGCGAAATCGTCGTCGCCGTCACCTCGCAATTTGTGGGCGAAGGCTGGCATCTCACCCTGGGCCTGGTCTTCGTGCTTGTCGTGGTCTTCCTGCCCGGCGGCATGATGGAAGGGTTCCGGCGCATCGGCGATCTTTTCCGGCGGCGAAGCCCGCCGGATGAAGCCAGCGGCGATGCCCGCACCCAGCCCGCAGAATGA
- a CDS encoding ABC transporter ATP-binding protein, producing MVLETHIARGATTLTTAPYFSVNDIHAYYGESYIVQGVSFDINEGEILALLGRNGAGKTSTLRAIARADNPELRSGEIMLGDHALHTMSAYQSARAGVQLVPEDRRIIQGLTVEENLQLAQVAPGHGWTPEEVYEHFPRLGERRKQEGTTLSGGEQQMLAIARSLSREVKLLLLDEPYEGLAPVIVQEIERILHGIKKLGITTIIVEQNAVAALRLSDRAVILDTGQVAFTGTAQEVLDSAELRQEYLAI from the coding sequence ATGGTCCTGGAAACCCACATCGCCAGGGGGGCAACGACATTGACAACCGCACCTTATTTCTCGGTCAACGATATCCATGCCTATTATGGCGAAAGCTATATCGTGCAGGGTGTTTCCTTCGATATCAACGAGGGCGAAATTCTCGCGCTTCTCGGGCGCAATGGCGCAGGCAAAACCTCAACGCTTCGGGCCATCGCCCGGGCGGACAATCCCGAGTTGCGCTCCGGCGAAATCATGCTGGGCGATCACGCCCTGCACACCATGAGCGCCTATCAGTCGGCGCGGGCCGGCGTGCAGCTTGTGCCTGAAGACCGCCGCATCATTCAGGGCCTCACCGTTGAGGAAAACCTGCAACTGGCCCAGGTCGCGCCCGGCCATGGCTGGACCCCTGAAGAGGTTTATGAGCATTTCCCAAGGCTCGGCGAGCGCCGCAAGCAGGAGGGCACAACCTTGTCCGGCGGCGAGCAGCAAATGCTCGCCATTGCCCGCTCTCTCAGCCGCGAGGTCAAGCTGCTCCTGCTCGATGAGCCTTATGAAGGTCTCGCGCCGGTCATCGTTCAGGAGATCGAACGCATCCTGCATGGCATCAAAAAGCTGGGCATCACCACGATCATTGTGGAACAGAACGCGGTCGCAGCGCTTCGGCTGAGCGATCGGGCGGTTATCCTCGATACAGGTCAGGTTGCCTTCACCGGCACGGCGCAAGAGGTGCTCGACAGTGCCGAACTGCGCCAGGAATATCTGGCGATCTAG
- a CDS encoding branched-chain amino acid ABC transporter permease, giving the protein MDAILLQFLNGLDKGGAYALIALGLTLVFGTLGVVNFAHGALFMLGAFCAVTVRRFLTLESVTLSETEKTPWGTALEVRVPYINTWFGDFGNVLVDYSVPVSILVAIPVMLVVGVVMERGLIKHFYKRPHAEQILVTFGLAIVLQEIIKAIFGANPLPQPMPSAMSGAADIGLWLGMDPNILTYPWWRLVYFLFSVVIIGGVFAFLQFTTFGMVVRAGMADRETVGLLGINIDRRFTIMFGVAAVVAGLAGVMYTPLLPPNFHIGMDFLVLSFVVVVVGGMGSLPGAVAAGFLLGILQSFASMNEIKAIIPGIDQIIIYLVAVVVLLAMPRGLLGRRGVMEN; this is encoded by the coding sequence ATGGATGCCATTCTTCTGCAGTTTCTGAACGGTTTGGACAAGGGCGGCGCCTATGCGCTCATCGCGCTTGGCCTGACCCTTGTTTTCGGCACCCTTGGCGTGGTCAATTTCGCCCACGGGGCGCTCTTCATGCTTGGCGCGTTCTGCGCCGTCACCGTGCGCCGCTTCCTCACTCTGGAAAGCGTCACCCTCAGCGAAACCGAAAAAACCCCATGGGGCACAGCGCTCGAAGTGCGCGTTCCCTATATCAACACCTGGTTTGGTGATTTCGGTAATGTGCTGGTCGATTATTCGGTCCCCGTATCCATACTTGTCGCCATCCCGGTCATGCTGGTCGTCGGCGTGGTCATGGAGCGCGGGTTGATCAAGCATTTCTACAAGCGCCCCCATGCCGAACAGATTCTTGTCACCTTTGGCCTTGCCATTGTGCTGCAGGAAATCATCAAGGCCATTTTCGGCGCAAATCCCTTGCCCCAGCCCATGCCCTCGGCCATGTCCGGCGCGGCAGATATCGGGCTCTGGCTCGGCATGGATCCAAATATTCTCACCTATCCCTGGTGGCGTCTGGTCTATTTCCTCTTCTCGGTGGTCATCATCGGCGGTGTGTTTGCCTTCCTGCAATTCACCACATTCGGCATGGTTGTGCGTGCCGGCATGGCAGATCGCGAGACAGTGGGGCTGCTCGGCATCAATATCGACAGACGCTTCACCATCATGTTCGGTGTCGCTGCCGTCGTCGCCGGCCTTGCCGGGGTCATGTACACGCCCTTGCTGCCGCCCAATTTCCATATCGGCATGGATTTTCTGGTGCTCAGCTTCGTGGTGGTCGTTGTTGGCGGCATGGGCTCTCTGCCCGGTGCCGTGGCAGCCGGCTTCCTGCTCGGCATCCTGCAAAGCTTCGCCTCGATGAACGAAATCAAGGCCATTATTCCCGGCATTGACCAGATCATCATCTACCTGGTGGCCGTTGTCGTCTTGTTGGCAATGCCCCGCGGGCTGCTTGGCCGCCGCGGCGTTATGGAGAACTGA